AAGAACTAGCAGATCTATTTAATAATTCTGACACAATAATAATGGCAGAATATAAAGGAAGTTCTGTTTCAGACTTAAGCTCCTTGAGAAAAGCCTTAAATGATTCTTCTGCAAAATTTAAGATAGCAAAAAATACTCTTGCTAAACTTGCTGCAGAAAAAACTGAAAAAAAATTACTTGCAGATGAAATTAATGGTCCATTAGGATTTATTCTTTCAAATGAAGATCCTTCTAAATTAGCAAAAACACTTTTTGATTTCACTGAAAAAAATGAAATTGAGTTCAACATAACTAAAGGATTTATTGATAATCAAATTGTGGATGAATCGACTTTATTGAAACTTTCAAAATTACCTACAAAAGAAGTACTATTAGCTAAAATTATGGGTAGTATGAATAGTCCTCTTACTAACTTAGTATTTGTTTTGAATGGTACAGTGCAAGCTTTGACAACAGTTTTACAAAGATATGTTGAAAAGGCAGAGGAACCAAAGGCAGA
This sequence is a window from Dehalococcoidia bacterium. Protein-coding genes within it:
- the rplJ gene encoding 50S ribosomal protein L10 — its product is MPTKKKIEQVEELADLFNNSDTIIMAEYKGSSVSDLSSLRKALNDSSAKFKIAKNTLAKLAAEKTEKKLLADEINGPLGFILSNEDPSKLAKTLFDFTEKNEIEFNITKGFIDNQIVDESTLLKLSKLPTKEVLLAKIMGSMNSPLTNLVFVLNGTVQALTTVLQRYVEKAEEPKA